A single genomic interval of Cellvibrio sp. PSBB023 harbors:
- a CDS encoding NUDIX hydrolase: MSENTSDKSPHNAPWVNEKVGGWKTKSTRIAYENPWISVSHNEVITPTGTDGIYGVVHFKNIAIGVVPIDNDGNTWLVKQSRYSLNQYTWEIPEGGCPQGESPLAAAKRELEEEVGMQARDWQELMTMHLSNSVTDEYCVVFVARDLFAGQQQLEATEDIECKKVPLQTAIDMVKRGEITDAISVAALLRLALE, from the coding sequence ATGAGTGAAAATACATCTGATAAATCACCACACAATGCGCCTTGGGTTAACGAAAAAGTGGGTGGGTGGAAAACCAAAAGCACCCGGATCGCCTATGAAAATCCCTGGATCAGTGTGTCACACAACGAGGTTATAACCCCAACAGGAACCGATGGTATTTATGGCGTAGTGCATTTTAAAAATATCGCTATCGGTGTGGTGCCTATCGATAATGACGGCAATACCTGGCTGGTAAAACAAAGTCGCTACAGTCTCAACCAATACACATGGGAAATCCCGGAAGGCGGTTGCCCGCAAGGTGAAAGCCCACTCGCTGCCGCCAAGCGCGAGTTGGAAGAAGAAGTTGGGATGCAAGCGCGCGACTGGCAAGAATTAATGACGATGCATTTATCCAATTCCGTTACCGATGAATATTGTGTGGTATTTGTAGCGCGCGACTTATTTGCTGGTCAGCAACAACTTGAAGCCACCGAAGATATAGAGTGCAAAAAAGTGCCGCTGCAAACAGCTATTGATATGGTTAAGCGCGGTGAAATTACCGATGCAATTTCAGTGGCTGCATTGCTGCGCCTGGCGCTTGAATAA
- a CDS encoding DUF3301 domain-containing protein encodes MFDLQSILWLTLIFLAIYYWRGALLVKDRAYAAAQKRCDEMQVQLLDENVYLRRLWFKRNDLGKLSLWRAFYFEFTVTGGDRYYGRVIMLGSRITQVELDPHRLH; translated from the coding sequence ATGTTTGATTTGCAATCCATTCTCTGGCTGACTCTGATTTTTCTGGCGATCTATTACTGGCGCGGCGCCTTGCTGGTGAAGGATCGTGCTTACGCCGCTGCACAAAAACGCTGTGATGAAATGCAGGTGCAATTGCTGGATGAAAATGTCTATTTGCGTCGCCTGTGGTTCAAGCGTAATGATTTGGGCAAGTTGTCGCTGTGGCGCGCCTTCTATTTTGAGTTCACTGTGACTGGTGGTGATCGCTATTATGGCCGCGTCATCATGCTTGGCTCGCGTATTACGCAGGTGGAGCTGGATCCGCATCGATTGCACTAA
- a CDS encoding cold-shock protein: protein MSDLVSGVVKWFNDDKGYGFIEREGGADVFVHFRAINGNGRKTLKEGQKVTFEVTQGQKGPQAENVTPL from the coding sequence ATGTCAGATCTAGTCTCTGGTGTTGTTAAGTGGTTCAACGATGACAAGGGTTATGGTTTTATTGAGCGTGAAGGCGGTGCCGATGTATTCGTACACTTCCGCGCAATTAACGGCAACGGCCGTAAAACCTTGAAAGAAGGTCAAAAAGTGACTTTCGAAGTGACCCAAGGTCAAAAAGGTCCACAAGCAGAAAACGTAACGCCACTCTAA
- a CDS encoding MgtC/SapB family protein, with protein sequence MNLELILSVAPFDWAAIGTAILCGTIIGVERQLRGKPVGIRTSSLITLGTYIFIAASLFAASHFSGPEKVVTDPSRIIGQVITGIGFLGAGVMLARDGFVLGVTSAATIWALASIGVVIAIGYNLVAIKLSLVVIVVLVGVDVLEDYSQSFTRGVHKKYQSWRGKGKASSD encoded by the coding sequence ATGAATCTGGAACTGATTTTATCGGTGGCCCCATTTGATTGGGCCGCCATAGGCACAGCGATTTTGTGCGGCACCATTATTGGCGTGGAGCGCCAGTTGCGCGGTAAACCTGTGGGGATTCGCACCTCATCGCTGATCACCTTGGGCACCTATATTTTTATTGCCGCCTCTTTATTTGCGGCATCGCATTTTTCCGGTCCGGAAAAAGTGGTCACCGACCCCTCGCGTATTATTGGTCAGGTCATTACCGGTATCGGCTTTTTGGGCGCTGGTGTGATGTTGGCGCGAGATGGATTCGTGCTGGGCGTTACCTCGGCAGCAACCATTTGGGCCTTGGCATCCATTGGTGTTGTGATTGCGATAGGTTACAACCTGGTGGCCATCAAATTGTCGTTGGTAGTGATTGTCGTGTTAGTCGGTGTAGATGTCCTGGAAGATTATTCCCAGTCATTTACTCGCGGCGTGCATAAAAAATATCAAAGCTGGCGCGGCAAAGGTAAAGCCAGTTCTGATTAA
- the ubiH gene encoding 2-octaprenyl-6-methoxyphenyl hydroxylase → MTHTLDCDVAIIGGGMVGTSLASLLAASQPQLRIALIEAQPFAQADELHFQSSFDARSTALSYGTATILRELGLWETLQQHITPIAQVHVSDRGHFLGGVIDAKENNLDAVGYVIENAWLGNVLLAHVQAQKNIQCFTSSTVTALTPQQDCALLNVQTDAQHFFIKTSLAVIADGGDSPLRAALGIGTQTRAYGQTAIITNVEFSEPHCGVAYERFTADGPVALLPLGESNNAQQSALVWTLPAAEADEILKLHDAEFLVRLQERFGFRVGHFTRVAKRFAYPLQLVLAEEQIRSHIVLLGNAAHFLHPVAGQGFNLALRDCVCLVETLRDAIALHQSPGDLSVLQAYLRKQALDQQLTIEFSDKLVRLFSNDQLPLIALRHLGLLSLESIPFIKNQFIAQTMGTAGRQFRWKLPEENPVNPGGDTVMDSHLHGNDDQAINNTDYDVVIVGAGLVGASLACAIAQTDAAQHLRIAVIESNHHVQQFSGEQFDPRVVALTHASQSLLTNIGCWDGIVAQRVCAYREMKVWDGEGTAAIEFDCADVQQRHLGHIVENSVIVNQLRARMSALPNIHLIQPAAVVDVVPAEPAFPRVRIALDNGAEITASLVMAADGATSRVRELAAFATREWDYDQQAIITTVRTERPHEFTAWQRFMHTGPLAFLPLQHQGDAHQCSIVWSADDELAQELIALDDAAFCARITSAFESRLGRVTACDKRYAIPLRQRHATSYIQPGIALVGDAAHNIHPLAGQGVNLGLLDVIALVQEIERALQRGIPLADYSILRRYQRQRLASNLGMMSAMEAFKRLFGSRSLAVNWLRNTGMRRLNSISAIKKIIINTALGVS, encoded by the coding sequence ATGACCCACACCCTTGACTGTGATGTCGCCATTATCGGCGGCGGCATGGTGGGCACCAGTCTCGCCAGTTTGCTTGCTGCCAGCCAGCCGCAATTACGCATTGCATTAATTGAAGCCCAGCCGTTTGCGCAGGCAGATGAGTTGCATTTTCAGTCGAGTTTTGATGCGCGCTCTACGGCTTTATCTTACGGCACGGCGACTATTTTGCGCGAGTTGGGGTTGTGGGAAACATTGCAGCAACACATCACGCCAATTGCGCAGGTGCATGTATCGGATCGCGGTCATTTTCTTGGTGGTGTGATAGATGCAAAAGAAAATAATCTCGATGCTGTCGGTTATGTGATTGAAAATGCGTGGCTGGGCAATGTGTTGCTCGCGCATGTACAGGCACAAAAGAATATTCAGTGTTTTACGTCATCCACCGTGACGGCACTGACACCGCAACAAGATTGTGCGCTGTTGAATGTTCAAACCGACGCGCAACATTTTTTTATTAAAACCTCATTGGCAGTTATTGCGGATGGTGGCGATTCACCGCTGCGTGCCGCGCTGGGCATAGGCACGCAAACACGGGCTTATGGGCAAACCGCCATTATTACTAATGTCGAATTCTCCGAGCCGCATTGTGGTGTGGCCTACGAGCGTTTTACTGCCGATGGCCCGGTTGCCTTACTACCTCTGGGTGAATCCAATAATGCGCAGCAATCCGCCTTAGTCTGGACCTTGCCTGCGGCGGAAGCCGATGAAATTCTTAAATTACACGATGCTGAATTTCTGGTGCGTTTGCAGGAGCGTTTTGGTTTTCGCGTGGGCCATTTTACGCGGGTGGCCAAACGGTTTGCTTACCCTTTGCAATTGGTGCTGGCAGAAGAGCAAATTCGTTCGCACATTGTATTGCTTGGAAATGCCGCGCACTTTTTGCACCCGGTAGCGGGGCAGGGCTTTAATTTGGCGCTGCGCGATTGTGTCTGCCTGGTGGAAACCCTGCGCGACGCCATTGCCTTGCATCAATCCCCTGGCGATTTATCGGTACTGCAAGCCTATCTTCGCAAACAAGCGTTGGATCAACAGCTGACCATTGAATTCAGCGATAAATTAGTCCGCTTATTTTCCAATGATCAGCTGCCTTTGATTGCGCTGCGTCATCTTGGTCTACTCAGTCTGGAATCCATTCCGTTTATTAAAAACCAATTTATTGCCCAGACCATGGGAACTGCCGGTCGCCAATTTCGTTGGAAATTGCCGGAGGAGAATCCTGTAAACCCTGGTGGCGATACAGTTATGGATTCCCACTTGCATGGGAATGACGATCAGGCAATTAATAACACGGATTATGATGTGGTGATCGTCGGCGCCGGTTTGGTTGGTGCATCGCTTGCCTGTGCTATTGCACAAACCGATGCCGCGCAACATTTGCGCATTGCTGTGATTGAAAGCAATCATCATGTACAACAGTTCAGCGGTGAGCAATTTGATCCGCGTGTTGTTGCACTGACTCATGCGTCGCAATCCTTATTAACAAATATTGGTTGCTGGGATGGGATTGTTGCGCAGCGTGTGTGCGCCTATCGCGAAATGAAAGTGTGGGATGGTGAAGGCACGGCGGCCATCGAATTTGATTGCGCCGATGTGCAGCAACGCCATCTCGGCCATATCGTAGAAAACTCGGTGATTGTGAATCAATTGCGCGCGCGTATGTCTGCCTTGCCCAATATTCATCTGATTCAACCAGCAGCGGTTGTCGATGTTGTTCCGGCGGAGCCAGCGTTTCCGCGCGTGCGTATTGCTTTGGATAATGGCGCTGAAATCACTGCATCTTTAGTGATGGCTGCGGATGGCGCGACATCCCGTGTGCGCGAGTTGGCGGCATTTGCAACCCGCGAATGGGATTACGACCAGCAGGCAATTATCACCACCGTGCGCACAGAGCGACCACACGAATTTACCGCCTGGCAGCGGTTTATGCACACCGGTCCGCTGGCATTTCTACCTTTGCAGCACCAAGGCGATGCGCACCAGTGTTCCATCGTATGGTCAGCAGATGACGAACTGGCTCAGGAACTGATCGCGCTCGATGACGCGGCATTTTGTGCACGTATCACTTCCGCTTTTGAATCGCGGCTTGGGCGCGTCACCGCGTGCGACAAGCGTTATGCCATTCCCCTGCGCCAGCGTCACGCCACCAGTTATATTCAACCGGGCATCGCCTTGGTGGGCGATGCTGCACACAATATTCACCCCTTGGCCGGTCAGGGTGTGAATTTGGGTTTATTGGATGTGATCGCCCTTGTGCAGGAAATTGAGCGCGCATTGCAGCGTGGTATTCCGTTGGCGGACTATTCCATTTTGCGCCGTTACCAGCGCCAGCGCCTTGCCAGCAACCTCGGCATGATGTCGGCGATGGAAGCCTTCAAGCGACTGTTTGGCAGTCGTTCCCTTGCGGTAAATTGGCTGCGTAATACCGGTATGCGCCGACTAAACTCGATCAGCGCCATCAAAAAAATCATTATTAATACCGCGCTGGGCGTTTCCTGA
- the pepP gene encoding Xaa-Pro aminopeptidase, with amino-acid sequence MRISKTEFARRRKQLMAMMEPNSIAIVPAAPERTRSRDTEYHYRQDSDFLYLSGFEEPSAVLVLIPGREHGEFVLFVRERNREREIWDGYRAGPEGACSEFDADDAFPIDDIDDILPGLLEGKQRVYYAMGKDADFDKHVMDWVNTIRAKVRSGATPPGEFLDLSHFLNELRLFKSAAELRVMKEAGEISARAHVRAMKASKAGVMEYQLEAEILHEFQISGARFPAYNTIVGGGKNGCILHYIENSAPLKNGDLVLIDAGCELDYYAADITRTFPVNGKFSPEQKALYEICLQAQLEAIAQCKPGNHWNDPHEATVRVITQGLVNIGLLEGDVNELIKSEAYKEFYMHRAGHWLGMDVHDVGDYKVGGEWRLLEPGMVMTVEPGIYVAPDNERVAKKWRGIGIRIEDDVVITKDGNEVLTKDVPKTVAEIEALMAV; translated from the coding sequence ATGAGAATCAGCAAAACCGAATTCGCCCGCCGCCGCAAACAACTAATGGCGATGATGGAGCCCAACTCCATTGCCATAGTGCCAGCTGCACCTGAGCGCACCCGCAGTCGCGACACCGAATACCACTATCGTCAGGACAGTGATTTTTTATACTTGTCCGGTTTTGAAGAACCGAGTGCTGTATTGGTGTTAATCCCCGGGCGTGAGCACGGCGAGTTTGTGTTGTTTGTGCGTGAGCGCAATCGCGAGCGTGAAATTTGGGATGGTTATCGCGCAGGGCCTGAAGGTGCCTGCAGCGAATTTGACGCGGACGATGCTTTTCCCATCGATGATATCGACGATATTTTGCCGGGGTTATTGGAAGGCAAACAGCGTGTGTATTACGCCATGGGTAAAGATGCCGATTTTGACAAGCACGTTATGGATTGGGTGAATACCATTCGCGCTAAAGTACGCTCTGGCGCTACACCGCCCGGCGAATTTTTGGATTTAAGTCACTTCCTCAATGAGCTGCGTTTATTTAAAAGTGCCGCTGAATTGCGGGTGATGAAAGAAGCGGGTGAGATTTCCGCGCGCGCCCATGTGCGTGCGATGAAGGCGAGTAAAGCCGGTGTGATGGAATATCAACTCGAAGCGGAAATTTTGCATGAATTCCAAATAAGCGGTGCGCGTTTTCCGGCGTACAACACTATTGTGGGCGGCGGAAAAAATGGCTGCATTTTGCATTACATTGAAAATTCTGCGCCGCTTAAAAATGGCGATCTGGTGCTGATCGACGCTGGCTGTGAGTTGGATTATTACGCCGCAGATATCACGCGCACCTTTCCGGTAAATGGCAAATTTTCGCCCGAACAAAAAGCCCTTTATGAAATTTGCTTGCAAGCCCAGTTGGAAGCGATTGCCCAATGTAAGCCGGGCAATCACTGGAATGACCCACACGAAGCAACTGTGCGTGTCATTACCCAAGGCTTGGTAAACATCGGTTTGCTCGAAGGCGATGTGAACGAATTAATTAAAAGCGAAGCCTACAAAGAATTTTATATGCACCGCGCCGGGCACTGGTTAGGTATGGATGTACACGACGTAGGCGATTACAAAGTCGGCGGCGAATGGCGATTGCTGGAACCGGGCATGGTGATGACAGTAGAGCCAGGTATTTATGTCGCCCCCGACAATGAGCGCGTCGCCAAAAAATGGCGCGGTATTGGTATTCGTATTGAAGATGATGTTGTCATCACCAAAGACGGCAACGAGGTGCTCACCAAAGACGTACCCAAAACCGTTGCAGAAATTGAAGCATTAATGGCTGTGTAA
- a CDS encoding UPF0149 family protein, translated as MTEHTSPEQLLSPLNFDDLANLLAPLGTLNSPSELHGLLCGKLAGGAQLSEINWLLDAVEFLDFVAAPDESVRIALSKLYHNTCGQLQGEFGLKLMLPDDDSPLGERARALGEWCHGFLTGFGSVDHQGQREIGEESAEMLQDIANIVQIQVDDEEDEPSAEADYMEVTEYVRVVASSLYLEFAAKELAAPVTSAPASDTLH; from the coding sequence ATGACCGAACACACTTCCCCTGAACAACTGCTCAGCCCCCTGAATTTTGACGACCTTGCCAACCTGCTGGCGCCCCTTGGAACCCTGAATAGCCCCTCTGAATTGCATGGACTGTTGTGCGGCAAATTGGCCGGTGGTGCGCAATTGAGCGAGATCAACTGGTTGCTGGATGCTGTCGAATTTCTGGATTTTGTTGCCGCGCCCGACGAATCCGTACGTATTGCCTTGAGCAAGTTGTACCACAACACCTGCGGTCAACTGCAGGGCGAATTTGGCCTCAAACTGATGTTACCTGACGACGACTCACCCTTGGGTGAGCGCGCCCGTGCGCTCGGCGAGTGGTGTCACGGTTTCCTCACTGGTTTTGGCAGCGTGGATCATCAGGGGCAGCGTGAAATTGGCGAAGAGTCTGCCGAAATGTTGCAAGACATCGCCAACATAGTGCAAATCCAGGTGGACGATGAAGAGGATGAGCCGAGTGCAGAAGCCGACTATATGGAAGTCACTGAATATGTGCGTGTTGTAGCGAGCAGTTTGTACCTGGAATTTGCCGCTAAGGAATTAGCGGCGCCCGTTACCAGTGCGCCCGCCTCAGATACCTTGCATTAA
- a CDS encoding TIGR02449 family protein — translation MSDDLLLALETKLDKLILQCNRLQQENAELKARENEWQRERVRLIEKNELARSRVEAMITHLRNLDAE, via the coding sequence ATGTCTGACGATCTTTTACTCGCCCTTGAAACCAAGCTGGATAAGCTGATTCTGCAGTGCAATCGCCTGCAGCAAGAAAACGCCGAGCTTAAAGCGCGCGAAAACGAATGGCAGCGCGAGCGTGTTCGCTTGATCGAGAAGAATGAACTGGCCCGCAGCCGTGTGGAAGCCATGATCACCCATTTACGTAATCTGGACGCCGAATAA
- a CDS encoding cell division protein ZapA, with protein sequence MSNETVFVKILDKEYQVACPREERQALVESAQLLDERMKAIRGTGAVIGLERIAVMAALNLSHELLQAKNASHAGGSAASQSDLLRLNDKLDRALNHNAG encoded by the coding sequence ATGAGCAACGAAACTGTTTTTGTAAAAATCCTCGATAAAGAATATCAAGTCGCCTGCCCGCGCGAAGAGCGCCAGGCGCTGGTAGAGTCCGCCCAATTGCTGGATGAGCGTATGAAAGCGATTCGTGGCACCGGTGCAGTGATTGGCCTTGAGCGTATTGCGGTGATGGCGGCACTCAACCTGAGTCACGAATTATTGCAAGCCAAAAATGCCAGCCATGCCGGTGGCAGTGCCGCCAGCCAAAGCGATTTGCTGCGGTTGAATGACAAATTGGATCGCGCCTTGAACCACAACGCCGGTTAA
- a CDS encoding 5-formyltetrahydrofolate cyclo-ligase, with protein sequence MADALTPTAADQRDYKQQLRHELRARRRALTPAQQQHAALLLLRHLMKLPQFMRAHHIALYIANDGEIDPSVIAQQLWKMEKHTYLPTLRPGKSKELWFVEFTANTLLSPNRYGIAEPDHRREHRLPANLLDVVLMPLVGFDSRGARLGMGGGFYDTTFAFKHKKPAGKPYLIGLAHSCQQVDALPTDSWDIPLFAIATEAGVLAIDT encoded by the coding sequence ATGGCCGATGCGTTAACTCCCACCGCTGCTGATCAACGCGACTACAAACAACAATTGCGCCATGAACTGCGCGCTCGCCGCCGTGCCTTGACGCCCGCACAACAGCAACACGCCGCCTTATTATTACTGCGCCACCTGATGAAACTGCCGCAATTTATGCGCGCGCACCACATTGCCCTCTATATTGCCAACGATGGCGAAATAGATCCGTCGGTGATTGCGCAGCAACTGTGGAAAATGGAAAAACACACCTATTTACCCACATTGCGCCCCGGTAAAAGTAAGGAATTGTGGTTTGTGGAATTTACGGCCAATACCCTGCTAAGCCCCAATCGCTATGGTATTGCCGAGCCGGATCATCGCCGCGAACACCGCTTGCCTGCGAATTTATTGGATGTGGTACTGATGCCACTGGTGGGGTTTGATAGCCGCGGTGCGCGCTTGGGAATGGGTGGTGGCTTTTACGATACAACCTTCGCGTTCAAGCACAAAAAGCCTGCGGGCAAACCCTATCTGATTGGCTTGGCCCATAGCTGCCAGCAGGTTGATGCGCTGCCTACCGACAGTTGGGATATTCCCCTGTTTGCTATAGCGACAGAGGCGGGTGTGTTGGCGATAGATACATAA
- a CDS encoding family 20 glycosylhydrolase, whose amino-acid sequence MKSAGRHLLTRFGALTLALGVSHSALAAGLTQQQLGEFADKAQLNFAVVNNLAAKPELQLTLGNDSSVALPAGKGDWRIYFHSVRKLDAAPEGLTLRHVQGDLHELAPTADFKGLARGDSFQVPYTASASMVSYSDFMPRAFITQPGLRPEVFSNTDTENLQNFVTPIASAQQQQRFSPDLYPIATAATRYEDNLAVNQAAAKADASPKIIPTPAEVKYRKGNATLDSSWQVRYAGRLTGEANYLVEQLKAAGITLTSAADHVAATGKVIELRVDASLATAEAYSLAIAADKITIIGSDNAGAFYGIQSVLSLLPAQPASSHSLPQLSVNDAPRYSWRGMHYDMGRNFHGKAVTLRLIEQMARYKLNKLHLHLTEDEGWRLEIPGLPELTEIGAKRCFDLTEQNCLLTQLGTGPHASGSGNGYYSTDDFIEIIKFASARHIEVVPEIDMPGHARAAVKSMEARYHKLLKAGKKAEAEQYLLSDPLDKSQYMTVQNYTDNSINVCLSSTYAFVDKVIYELQQMYRKAGTKLVTFHMGGDEVGAGSWTASPACNALFAKGEQGVAGPADLKPYFVSKVSAITSLRGLDIAGWEDGLMYDPNNTFNRSQFANKHVLANAWDNIWEWGVADRAYRLANAGYEPILSPATHLYFDHPHEANPEERGYYWAARYTDIAKVFGFMPDNLYANADKTRNGAPIENLEALVGRALPALEKPENLRGMQGQVWTETIRTAAQLEQMIYPRLIPLAERAWHKASWEGDKPNTSARAAEWAAFALQLSTKELPKLAALGGDFYLPPPGAIIDKGQLLVNASLPGLAIDYSVDGGKNWKAFAGAEIVETSSVMVRTRLGNTTSRVVTVSP is encoded by the coding sequence ATGAAATCTGCAGGTCGACATTTATTGACGCGTTTTGGCGCATTGACACTGGCGCTGGGCGTTTCTCACAGCGCATTGGCAGCGGGCTTGACCCAACAGCAACTGGGCGAATTTGCCGATAAGGCCCAACTGAATTTTGCGGTGGTTAATAACCTGGCAGCCAAGCCCGAACTGCAGTTAACCCTGGGTAACGATTCCAGCGTGGCCTTGCCTGCTGGCAAAGGCGATTGGCGCATTTACTTTCACTCTGTGCGCAAGCTCGATGCTGCACCCGAAGGCTTGACCTTGCGTCATGTGCAAGGCGATTTGCATGAGCTGGCGCCAACCGCTGACTTCAAGGGGCTGGCCCGTGGCGACAGCTTCCAGGTGCCTTACACCGCCAGTGCGAGCATGGTGAGCTACAGCGACTTTATGCCGCGCGCATTTATCACCCAGCCGGGCTTGAGGCCGGAAGTGTTTTCCAATACCGACACGGAAAACCTGCAGAACTTTGTGACGCCCATCGCCAGCGCGCAGCAGCAACAGCGCTTCTCTCCTGATCTCTACCCCATCGCCACCGCCGCAACACGCTATGAGGATAATCTCGCGGTGAATCAAGCGGCGGCCAAGGCGGATGCCAGCCCCAAAATTATCCCCACACCGGCCGAGGTGAAATATCGCAAAGGCAACGCGACACTCGATAGCAGTTGGCAAGTTCGCTATGCCGGGCGCCTGACGGGCGAGGCCAATTATCTGGTGGAACAATTAAAAGCTGCCGGTATTACGCTGACATCTGCCGCTGATCATGTGGCAGCCACCGGTAAAGTGATTGAATTGCGTGTGGATGCCTCATTGGCTACCGCCGAAGCCTATAGCCTCGCCATCGCCGCGGACAAAATCACCATTATCGGCAGCGACAATGCCGGTGCGTTTTACGGTATCCAAAGCGTGTTAAGCCTGCTGCCAGCGCAACCGGCCAGCAGCCACTCGCTGCCACAACTGAGCGTAAACGATGCACCGCGCTACAGCTGGCGCGGTATGCACTACGACATGGGGCGCAACTTTCATGGCAAAGCGGTGACTTTGCGTTTGATCGAACAAATGGCGCGCTACAAGCTTAACAAGCTGCATTTGCATCTGACGGAAGATGAAGGCTGGCGTCTGGAAATCCCCGGCTTGCCCGAGCTGACCGAGATTGGTGCCAAGCGCTGTTTCGACCTCACCGAGCAGAATTGCCTGCTCACCCAATTGGGGACCGGCCCGCACGCATCCGGTTCGGGTAATGGCTATTACTCTACAGACGACTTTATCGAGATCATTAAATTTGCCAGCGCACGTCATATCGAAGTAGTGCCGGAAATTGATATGCCCGGCCATGCGCGTGCAGCGGTGAAATCCATGGAGGCGCGCTATCACAAACTGCTCAAGGCCGGTAAAAAAGCCGAGGCTGAGCAGTATTTGTTATCCGATCCGCTGGATAAATCCCAATACATGACGGTGCAAAACTATACCGACAACTCCATCAACGTCTGCTTGTCATCGACCTATGCGTTTGTCGATAAGGTGATTTACGAGTTGCAGCAAATGTATCGCAAAGCGGGCACCAAACTCGTGACCTTCCACATGGGGGGCGATGAAGTGGGTGCAGGTTCCTGGACGGCATCGCCAGCTTGTAATGCGCTGTTTGCCAAAGGTGAGCAAGGTGTTGCTGGCCCGGCGGATTTGAAGCCCTATTTTGTGAGCAAAGTGTCCGCCATTACCTCCCTGCGCGGCCTGGATATAGCGGGCTGGGAAGATGGTTTGATGTACGACCCGAACAACACCTTCAACCGCAGCCAGTTCGCCAACAAACACGTACTGGCCAATGCCTGGGATAACATTTGGGAGTGGGGTGTTGCCGATCGCGCCTACCGTCTGGCCAATGCGGGTTATGAGCCGATTTTATCGCCCGCAACCCATTTGTATTTTGACCATCCCCACGAAGCCAACCCGGAAGAGCGCGGCTACTACTGGGCGGCGCGCTACACCGATATTGCCAAGGTATTTGGTTTTATGCCGGATAACCTCTACGCCAATGCCGATAAAACCCGCAATGGCGCACCTATTGAAAATCTGGAGGCGCTAGTTGGTCGCGCCCTGCCTGCACTGGAAAAACCGGAGAATTTGCGCGGTATGCAAGGGCAGGTCTGGACGGAAACCATTCGCACCGCCGCCCAACTGGAGCAAATGATTTATCCCCGCTTGATTCCCTTGGCGGAGCGCGCCTGGCACAAAGCCAGTTGGGAAGGGGATAAACCCAATACCAGCGCTCGCGCAGCAGAATGGGCGGCGTTTGCCCTGCAATTAAGCACCAAGGAGTTGCCGAAGCTGGCTGCATTGGGTGGCGATTTCTATCTGCCGCCACCGGGCGCCATTATCGACAAGGGCCAGTTGTTGGTAAATGCATCGCTACCCGGCCTGGCCATTGATTACAGTGTGGATGGTGGCAAAAACTGGAAGGCCTTCGCCGGTGCAGAAATAGTCGAAACAAGCTCGGTAATGGTGCGGACTCGCCTGGGCAATACCACCAGTCGTGTGGTGACTGTCAGCCCCTAA